Proteins encoded by one window of Methanobacterium sp. CWC-01:
- the ileS gene encoding isoleucine--tRNA ligase, whose protein sequence is MAIEEAQRSYNPQIIEKRAQEFWKSRKTYQMSQKNREDGPRFSFLDGPPYCSGRIHLGTAWNKIIKDTYLRYKTMAGFNVRRQAGWDTHGLPIEHKVEGLLGIKSKKEIETKIGIENFVEKCREFAIENQGVMTQQFKMLGVWMDWDNPYVTFDPKYMESCWWTLKRAHEKDLLVQDLRVITWCPRCETALALAEIDYENKDDPSIYVKFPLKEAQPGLSENTFVLVWTTTPWTLPANMAVCVHPDYDYAYVKVGEETYLLAEALADSILGESEYEIIKVVKGSQIEGLEYQHPLTRDIPVQNDFNHVILPGEHVTLTEGTGCVHTAPGHGPDDFEIGKQYGLPIFCPVDEAGLFKEEAGKYEGQFVKDADPYIIADLEAHGLLFKEGTIEHRYGFCWRCKTPIIYLATEQWFLKITQIKNQLLSELDKVEWVPSWAGESRFRNWIENARDWTISRQRYWGIPIPIWTCSDCGGMTVVGSLEELGQLSQEKLEGDVLHRPYVDRVNIPCRCGGQMQRTPDVLDVWIDSGVAGWAALYYPQEQELFEEWYPYDFITEGHDQTRGWFYSQMGCGVIALDSVPYRKVLMHGFTLDEEGKKMSKSLGNVVEPDEVVAKYGADVLRFYLLWANKPWEDLKFNWDEMKNINKMFNILWNVHVFASTYMGLDNFQPTRYGPEDVKLRAEDRWITSRVQSVAQEVTEAIEALHLHRAARILQDFILEDLSRWYVRLIRGRTWIEKEDPDKLGAYQTLYSTLKRIVTLMAPIAPHICEDIYQHLIRSLETDLPESVHLLDWEFDETLRDQELEADMNVVRDIIEACARARDVARYKLRWPVREIVIVSEDHEVLEAALNLEAVLLEQANTKKITPSQEFQDLKILATPNMKTLGPRLRGDVPKVAAKLAEIDGRELMEEIESEGVFAVALDGQSVELGPEDVILETELPDNVTNSEFSGGNVFVDTEVTPEILSEAMSRELVRRIQDMRKDLDLEVEAHILVNVDCSAEFQNLVKPFLEFISHEVRAIELTFQAPDGDYSKKWKIEDHELTVGIKQSD, encoded by the coding sequence ATGGCGATAGAGGAAGCCCAGCGTTCATATAATCCACAAATCATAGAAAAAAGAGCTCAGGAGTTCTGGAAAAGCAGGAAAACTTACCAGATGAGCCAGAAAAATCGGGAGGATGGACCCCGGTTTTCATTCCTGGACGGACCCCCCTACTGCAGTGGCCGAATACACCTGGGAACTGCCTGGAATAAAATTATCAAGGACACTTATCTCCGTTACAAGACCATGGCCGGATTCAACGTTCGCAGACAGGCGGGATGGGACACTCACGGCCTTCCCATCGAACATAAGGTAGAGGGCCTGCTAGGAATCAAGAGCAAAAAGGAGATTGAAACTAAGATTGGCATAGAAAACTTCGTAGAGAAGTGCCGGGAATTCGCCATTGAAAATCAGGGAGTTATGACCCAGCAGTTCAAGATGCTGGGAGTCTGGATGGATTGGGATAATCCCTACGTTACCTTCGACCCTAAATACATGGAATCCTGCTGGTGGACCCTGAAAAGAGCCCATGAAAAGGATCTGCTGGTGCAGGATCTGCGGGTCATAACGTGGTGTCCCCGCTGTGAAACCGCCCTGGCCCTGGCGGAGATAGATTACGAAAACAAGGACGACCCCTCTATCTATGTTAAATTTCCCCTGAAAGAAGCTCAACCAGGATTATCTGAAAATACCTTCGTCCTTGTTTGGACCACCACTCCCTGGACCCTTCCCGCCAACATGGCCGTGTGCGTACATCCTGATTATGATTACGCCTACGTAAAGGTCGGTGAGGAAACATATCTGCTGGCGGAGGCCCTGGCTGACTCTATATTGGGGGAAAGTGAATACGAAATTATTAAAGTGGTTAAAGGATCTCAAATTGAGGGCCTGGAATATCAGCATCCTCTAACTCGGGATATACCAGTTCAGAACGATTTTAATCACGTGATACTGCCCGGAGAGCATGTGACTCTGACCGAGGGGACGGGTTGTGTGCATACTGCACCAGGACATGGTCCGGACGACTTTGAGATTGGTAAGCAATATGGGCTGCCTATATTCTGCCCCGTAGATGAAGCAGGGTTATTTAAAGAAGAGGCAGGTAAGTATGAAGGCCAGTTTGTTAAGGATGCTGATCCTTACATCATCGCCGACTTGGAAGCCCATGGTCTGCTCTTTAAAGAAGGCACTATTGAACACCGTTATGGATTCTGCTGGAGGTGCAAGACCCCCATCATCTACCTGGCCACTGAACAATGGTTTTTGAAGATCACTCAAATCAAGAACCAGCTCCTCAGTGAACTGGATAAGGTGGAGTGGGTTCCCTCCTGGGCTGGTGAGAGCCGCTTCCGGAACTGGATCGAGAACGCTCGGGACTGGACCATCAGCCGCCAGCGCTACTGGGGAATACCCATACCCATCTGGACTTGCAGTGACTGTGGAGGGATGACAGTGGTGGGATCCCTGGAGGAACTGGGCCAACTGTCCCAGGAGAAGCTGGAGGGAGATGTGCTGCACCGACCATACGTAGATCGCGTGAATATACCATGTCGGTGCGGAGGACAGATGCAGCGCACCCCAGACGTACTGGACGTATGGATAGACTCCGGAGTAGCTGGATGGGCTGCTCTTTATTACCCCCAGGAACAGGAATTATTTGAAGAATGGTACCCCTACGATTTCATCACCGAAGGCCACGACCAGACCAGGGGATGGTTCTACTCCCAGATGGGTTGTGGTGTAATCGCCCTGGATAGTGTCCCCTATCGTAAGGTCTTAATGCACGGTTTCACCCTGGACGAGGAGGGTAAAAAGATGAGTAAATCCCTGGGTAACGTGGTGGAGCCCGATGAAGTGGTGGCTAAGTATGGGGCTGATGTGCTGCGTTTCTATTTGCTCTGGGCCAACAAACCCTGGGAGGACCTGAAGTTTAACTGGGACGAAATGAAAAACATCAACAAGATGTTCAACATCCTCTGGAATGTTCACGTCTTCGCCTCCACCTACATGGGGCTGGATAACTTCCAACCCACCAGATATGGGCCGGAGGATGTTAAACTTCGTGCGGAGGATCGTTGGATTACTTCCCGGGTACAGTCGGTGGCTCAGGAAGTGACGGAAGCCATTGAAGCTCTGCATCTGCACCGAGCTGCTCGCATCCTGCAGGACTTCATACTGGAGGATCTGAGCCGCTGGTATGTCCGTCTCATCCGGGGCCGGACCTGGATTGAAAAGGAGGACCCTGACAAACTTGGAGCCTACCAAACCCTCTACAGCACGCTTAAGAGAATAGTAACCCTCATGGCACCTATAGCGCCACATATATGTGAGGATATCTACCAGCACCTTATTCGATCACTGGAAACTGATCTTCCCGAGAGTGTGCATCTTTTGGACTGGGAATTTGATGAAACTCTCCGGGATCAGGAACTGGAGGCTGATATGAACGTGGTGCGGGACATCATCGAGGCCTGCGCCCGGGCCCGGGACGTCGCCCGATACAAGCTCCGGTGGCCAGTTCGGGAGATCGTGATCGTGTCCGAAGACCATGAAGTCCTGGAAGCTGCCCTAAATCTGGAGGCGGTGCTACTAGAACAAGCTAACACCAAGAAGATCACTCCTTCTCAGGAGTTTCAGGACCTTAAGATATTAGCCACACCGAACATGAAGACCCTGGGACCTCGACTACGAGGGGATGTTCCCAAGGTGGCAGCAAAACTGGCCGAGATAGATGGCCGGGAACTGATGGAAGAAATAGAGTCTGAGGGGGTCTTTGCCGTGGCCCTTGATGGTCAAAGCGTGGAGTTGGGACCTGAAGATGTGATCCTGGAAACCGAACTACCTGATAACGTCACAAACTCCGAGTTTTCAGGGGGTAACGTTTTTGTTGACACCGAAGTCACCCCCGAAATCTTATCGGAGGCCATGAGCCGCGAGCTGGTGCGGAGGATACAAGATATGAGGAAGGATCTGGATCTGGAAGTGGAGGCCCACATACTGGTCAACGTGGACTGCAGTGCCGAATTCCAGAATCTGGTTAAACCATTCCTGGAGTTTATTTCACACGAAGTACGTGCCATTGAACTTACATTCCAGGCTCCGGATGGGGATTACAGCAAAAAGTGGAAAATAGAGGATCATGAACTTACCGTTGGCATTAAACAGTCGGATTAG
- the purL gene encoding phosphoribosylformylglycinamidine synthase subunit PurL, whose product MTLTAEEMDYIRNELGRDPNPLEYGMLDIMFSEHCSYKSSRPVLALFPTEGKNVIMGPGDDAGIVDLTEDLALVMGMESHNHPSAIEPYGGAGTGIGGIIRDIISMGAMPVALLDSLRFGPLEDQRSRYLFEYVVKGISDYGNRVGIPTVGGEVEFDENFQFNPLVNVVCAGLVRKNSIVRGIAPNVGDVFVLMGGRTGRDGIHGVTFASEELTSSSELESRPAVQVADPFTKKQVMEATLEALEKIDIQGLKDLGGGGLTCCISEMAAKGGNGARMELTKVPLREEGMTPYEIMLSESQERMVFVVNQKDVAGLVAIIEKHELPYAVIGEVTDQGQMVVTQEGEVVADLPCELLADPPLVEREAREPIHHEEYVELEDSPADKALLKLLSSLNVASKKWVYRQYDHEVQVRTVVKPGDDAAVLRVDQEKGFTLTTDCNNIHCYLDPYHGGAGAVAEAIRNVVAMGSDPLCMVDCLNFGNPEKPEVFWQFQKCVQGMSDVARRFNLPVISGNVSFYNETEGVTVNPSPVVSVAGAIDLKDIRTTPFKNESDVIILIGNTHPELDGSEYHKSMHGVMQGKAPQVDMEAEFQSAQAVLKMVKKDDQGNITAVHDLSSGGLAVSLAEMALEGGWGATVDLSRVPGDGDMTPIQVLFSESHARYLLTVREEYANDITNTLRNMGVPAASIGRVEGNSLVIEQAGLRIAVEELKKAHQGAIEKFMA is encoded by the coding sequence TTGACTTTAACCGCAGAGGAAATGGATTACATCAGAAATGAGTTAGGGCGGGACCCTAATCCCCTGGAATATGGTATGCTGGACATAATGTTCTCAGAACATTGTTCCTACAAGAGTAGCAGGCCAGTATTGGCCCTGTTTCCCACCGAAGGAAAAAACGTCATTATGGGACCTGGTGACGATGCAGGGATTGTGGATTTAACTGAGGACCTAGCCCTGGTGATGGGCATGGAAAGCCATAACCACCCCTCCGCCATAGAACCTTATGGTGGGGCAGGAACTGGTATTGGTGGAATAATAAGGGACATAATATCCATGGGGGCTATGCCCGTGGCCCTTCTAGATTCACTCCGTTTTGGGCCTCTGGAAGACCAGCGAAGTCGTTACCTTTTTGAATATGTGGTTAAGGGAATTTCAGATTATGGTAACCGGGTAGGCATACCCACCGTGGGGGGCGAAGTGGAATTCGATGAAAATTTCCAGTTCAACCCCCTGGTAAACGTAGTATGTGCCGGCCTGGTCCGGAAAAACAGTATCGTGAGAGGAATAGCGCCGAACGTAGGCGATGTATTTGTTCTTATGGGAGGCCGCACCGGCCGTGACGGCATCCACGGGGTGACCTTCGCCTCCGAGGAGCTTACCTCTTCATCCGAGCTGGAAAGTAGACCCGCCGTGCAGGTAGCCGATCCATTCACCAAGAAACAGGTAATGGAAGCCACACTGGAAGCTTTGGAGAAGATTGACATTCAGGGACTTAAAGACTTGGGAGGGGGAGGCCTTACCTGCTGCATATCGGAAATGGCAGCCAAGGGAGGTAATGGCGCCCGGATGGAGTTGACCAAGGTACCCCTCCGGGAGGAGGGAATGACTCCCTACGAGATAATGCTATCCGAGTCCCAGGAAAGAATGGTCTTCGTGGTTAACCAGAAGGATGTGGCTGGTTTAGTGGCCATAATCGAAAAACACGAGCTGCCCTACGCCGTCATTGGTGAGGTAACTGACCAGGGGCAGATGGTAGTTACCCAGGAGGGAGAAGTGGTGGCGGATCTACCCTGCGAATTACTGGCCGATCCTCCCCTGGTGGAAAGGGAAGCCCGTGAACCAATACACCATGAGGAATACGTAGAATTAGAGGATTCACCTGCTGATAAAGCCCTTTTAAAGCTTTTATCTTCCCTGAACGTTGCCAGTAAGAAGTGGGTGTACCGTCAGTACGATCATGAAGTTCAGGTTCGCACCGTGGTCAAACCCGGGGACGATGCTGCCGTGCTGAGGGTGGACCAGGAGAAGGGCTTCACCCTCACCACCGACTGTAACAACATACACTGCTATCTGGACCCCTACCATGGTGGTGCCGGCGCAGTGGCCGAGGCCATCCGAAATGTGGTGGCCATGGGTTCGGATCCGCTCTGTATGGTGGATTGCCTTAACTTTGGAAATCCAGAAAAACCAGAAGTGTTCTGGCAGTTCCAGAAGTGTGTACAGGGAATGTCTGACGTGGCCAGACGTTTCAATTTACCGGTTATCAGTGGAAACGTGAGTTTTTATAACGAAACCGAGGGAGTTACCGTTAATCCCTCACCGGTAGTCAGCGTGGCTGGGGCTATCGATCTTAAAGACATCCGCACCACCCCCTTCAAGAATGAGAGTGATGTGATCATTTTAATAGGTAACACCCATCCCGAATTGGATGGTTCCGAATATCATAAATCCATGCACGGAGTGATGCAGGGCAAAGCACCCCAAGTGGATATGGAAGCAGAATTCCAATCTGCCCAGGCAGTGCTGAAAATGGTTAAGAAAGATGACCAAGGGAATATAACCGCCGTACATGACCTCTCCAGTGGTGGTCTGGCTGTATCCCTGGCCGAGATGGCACTGGAAGGAGGTTGGGGCGCTACGGTGGATCTCTCCAGAGTACCGGGAGATGGGGATATGACTCCCATCCAGGTTCTGTTCTCGGAGTCCCACGCCAGATACCTGTTAACAGTGAGGGAAGAATACGCAAATGATATCACCAACACCCTCCGTAATATGGGTGTTCCTGCTGCATCCATTGGCCGGGTGGAGGGGAATTCTCTGGTAATTGAACAGGCCGGATTACGTATTGCTGTGGAAGAGCTTAAAAAGGCCCACCAGGGAGCCATAGAGAAATTTATGGCCTGA
- a CDS encoding diacylglycerol/polyprenol kinase family protein, protein MNRELLRQLIHASGVFVVVLSYLIPVKALIIICLALLVFLVLIFRWDRYIHIPIFSPILRYCKRSEDEMGSIYFFLGIIITLFIFQANLEVANAAILILLFGDSASTLVGKRWGKVKLPFQENKTLEGSLAFLLVGFIASLTQLTMIPALSGALSGALTEAYSPLDDNLTIPLVAGLVISLVVYYL, encoded by the coding sequence ATGAACAGGGAACTCCTGAGGCAGCTAATACATGCCTCAGGCGTCTTTGTAGTAGTTCTGAGCTACTTAATCCCAGTGAAGGCCCTCATCATCATTTGTCTGGCCCTGCTGGTGTTTCTGGTGTTGATATTCCGATGGGATCGTTACATACACATCCCCATTTTTTCTCCAATTTTACGATACTGCAAAAGAAGCGAAGATGAAATGGGATCCATCTATTTCTTTCTGGGAATAATCATCACCCTCTTCATCTTCCAGGCCAACCTGGAAGTAGCCAACGCCGCCATTTTAATTCTGCTTTTCGGAGATTCAGCGTCCACCCTGGTGGGTAAAAGATGGGGAAAAGTGAAATTACCATTTCAGGAGAATAAAACTCTGGAAGGGAGTCTGGCCTTCCTGTTAGTTGGCTTTATCGCGTCATTAACCCAGCTTACCATGATCCCGGCTCTTTCAGGGGCCCTGTCCGGTGCATTGACCGAAGCCTATAGTCCCCTTGATGATAACCTCACCATACCCCTGGTGGCTGGCCTGGTGATTAGTTTGGTGGTTTATTATCTGTAA
- a CDS encoding ABC transporter permease, whose product MMNFITITRWEFKNTIKSRKFLLIFFLQISVLFLMIMVFNSFAANMESNEALSITPSLSGFATLDVDDQGGLFSRRLNSEVLTIQNSTYQQAWSRLERGLTAGFYTVPPESVSLVRNGDQVETVLYLDYRDPKRSVVREEVNSTTKALSSALTTSYLESSRPQNVASQPGVTETTSGESVPLQIIRKVMLSVLLFLPLFLFGNLIIDSLVGEKERKTGEILMAMPLTSTDIIIGKSLAVVMIMALQVGMWMVILLGTGFQLKNAGIVYIIVVLTAIPLVGLTTIIAAYSKNYKEAGIGLTFAYIFISGLLIVPLLGHISRQSAAANISPMTLVMRIFSGENIAPGEILLSLTFIVVISLISYGLSAALFRRDDVVFGPRPGVIRLTLELVGLKKIKNK is encoded by the coding sequence ATGATGAACTTTATAACCATCACTCGTTGGGAGTTTAAAAACACAATCAAAAGCCGTAAATTTCTATTAATATTCTTTCTGCAGATATCAGTCCTGTTTCTGATGATCATGGTATTCAATTCCTTTGCCGCCAATATGGAGAGTAATGAGGCTCTGTCCATCACTCCTTCCCTCTCGGGCTTTGCCACCCTGGACGTGGATGACCAGGGGGGTCTGTTCTCCAGACGTTTAAATTCGGAAGTTCTCACCATTCAGAACTCCACATACCAGCAGGCCTGGAGCCGTTTAGAGCGTGGACTTACCGCCGGGTTTTATACCGTACCACCTGAATCGGTAAGTCTGGTCCGGAATGGAGATCAGGTGGAAACCGTCCTCTATCTGGACTACCGTGACCCTAAAAGGAGTGTGGTGCGAGAGGAGGTGAACTCCACCACTAAAGCACTATCATCGGCCCTCACCACTTCCTACCTGGAGTCTTCCAGGCCCCAAAATGTCGCTAGCCAACCGGGAGTAACTGAGACAACCTCCGGGGAATCAGTACCCCTGCAGATAATCAGGAAGGTTATGCTATCGGTGCTTCTCTTTTTACCCCTATTTCTTTTTGGAAACCTTATCATTGACAGTCTGGTGGGAGAAAAGGAACGTAAAACCGGGGAAATATTGATGGCCATGCCCCTGACATCCACCGACATCATTATCGGTAAGAGTCTAGCCGTGGTGATGATAATGGCCCTGCAGGTAGGTATGTGGATGGTAATCCTCCTGGGGACCGGTTTCCAGTTAAAAAATGCAGGAATCGTATATATAATCGTGGTCCTCACCGCCATCCCTCTGGTGGGGCTGACCACTATAATCGCAGCCTACTCCAAAAACTACAAAGAAGCCGGCATTGGCCTTACCTTTGCCTATATATTCATATCAGGTCTTCTAATCGTACCCCTTTTGGGACACATATCTCGCCAGTCAGCCGCGGCTAACATATCCCCCATGACCCTGGTTATGCGAATATTCTCGGGAGAAAACATAGCCCCGGGCGAAATCCTGCTATCCTTGACTTTCATCGTGGTTATCAGCCTGATATCCTATGGGCTTAGCGCGGCACTCTTTCGCCGTGACGATGTGGTCTTCGGACCCAGACCTGGCGTTATTAGGTTAACCCTGGAATTAGTGGGACTAAAAAAAATTAAAAATAAATAG
- a CDS encoding ABC transporter permease has translation MKLTALVKKEAHDILGNRIFLLVVLVQLLIILGTFGLAISTALVNDPAVIDSYGVNSAFKVGLSEDLNQSTLVDDLEAQKLQLEYFNTTLEAKKFLGTDLVAVIGMSPQGEVQVELDTSNVFYPVASTKISKAVDTFQIQRSLQSLELSEEQINAIQEPVKLRVVNLEEDEAVNIALDSPYFVEVMYGFIVPFILLLPFFMASNLVTDSIVGEKERKTFEVLLMAPLSSSTVVMGKIIPILSFSLLQSLAWILLLDLLQVPIFNTILMLLILFFLGLGFIGVGILISILVDSTKEANSAITLILVFATFILFVPLFVKSGMFQVLFNFIPTVLMVKIASRPVISPEIILFLVPTILISILMFMVTVKSFRHERAIRL, from the coding sequence TTGAAATTGACAGCCCTCGTAAAAAAAGAAGCCCATGATATCCTGGGAAACAGGATCTTTTTACTGGTAGTTCTGGTACAGTTGCTAATAATCCTGGGAACATTTGGCCTGGCCATATCAACTGCTCTGGTGAATGACCCTGCTGTTATAGATAGTTATGGGGTTAATTCGGCATTCAAGGTAGGATTATCCGAGGACTTAAATCAATCAACCCTTGTCGATGATCTCGAAGCTCAAAAACTCCAACTGGAATATTTCAACACCACCCTAGAGGCTAAAAAATTTTTAGGAACGGATCTGGTAGCGGTAATTGGCATGTCTCCCCAGGGGGAGGTTCAGGTTGAACTTGATACTTCCAACGTCTTCTACCCTGTGGCCTCCACCAAGATAAGTAAAGCGGTGGACACTTTTCAGATCCAAAGAAGCCTTCAATCATTAGAATTAAGTGAAGAACAGATAAATGCCATACAAGAACCCGTTAAACTCCGGGTAGTGAATTTGGAAGAAGATGAGGCGGTTAACATCGCCCTGGACAGCCCCTATTTTGTAGAGGTCATGTACGGGTTTATAGTACCTTTTATACTACTTTTACCCTTCTTCATGGCCAGTAACCTGGTTACAGATAGCATAGTAGGGGAAAAGGAAAGAAAAACCTTCGAAGTCCTGCTTATGGCTCCCCTATCAAGTAGTACGGTGGTTATGGGCAAAATAATTCCTATATTGAGTTTTTCACTGCTCCAGAGTCTGGCCTGGATTTTACTACTGGATCTGTTACAAGTACCCATCTTCAACACCATACTAATGCTTTTAATTCTTTTTTTTCTGGGTTTAGGGTTTATTGGAGTGGGAATACTCATATCAATCCTGGTAGACAGTACCAAGGAGGCTAACTCGGCTATTACCTTGATTCTGGTCTTCGCTACTTTCATTCTCTTTGTCCCCCTCTTCGTAAAATCGGGCATGTTCCAGGTGCTGTTCAACTTCATACCCACAGTTTTAATGGTTAAAATCGCTTCCAGGCCGGTGATTAGCCCTGAAATCATCCTTTTTCTAGTGCCTACAATTTTGATTTCTATCCTGATGTTCATGGTAACGGTAAAGTCGTTCCGTCATGAACGGGCCATTCGACTGTAA